One region of Chanodichthys erythropterus isolate Z2021 chromosome 19, ASM2448905v1, whole genome shotgun sequence genomic DNA includes:
- the ppp1r9bb gene encoding neurabin-2, producing MMKTESSSSSKPASTTALRSPSPHRNAYEAAGIQALKPANDILNNGDAQDGKPKPTSRGRTYGSNVHRIKNMFMQMGASSPTEAEDPQKANGDGKAVRLTLPRAGSLNENVDHSALLKLGSSVSERVNRFDSKTDASPRYSKLQETRKIFEQQQNQEKQAASNRVLLKKERAAGFQDASRLDVVARFNGSTESLDSLDAIGGAGEAVSPTVSQLSAVFERAAELRNNLHRLSNTPPLPLPLRGVTGRVGALNSKIITKRVRVFPSGANKEDGVNQHQEEQDGRFSSLNGASELQDSLTALDNESLEEKKTGEKDESSANESKTLDKCKPGQANATEAKGTLISADVHSLGNGGVTSNGEALERDIMESGITSTGRKGEDGHARPSVGVSKKEGDDGTLKEDYSTADLVDISAYSAVGEDSGGSQLEDEEDEEDEVYEPESSCSEIPGLPTEEDPPPSRKIKFSIAPIKVFTTYSNEDYDRRNDDVDPMAASAEYELEKRVERLDLFPVELEKDNEGLGISIIGMGAGADMGLEKLGIFVKTVTDGGAAHRDGRIQVNDLIVEVDGTSLVGVTQSFAASVLRNTSGTVRFIIGREKPGEQSEVAQLIQQTLEQERWQREMMEQRYGNYMGDEEEPGDYGTDEDEEDEMSPTYPSAIEVFDLAENEDMLSPVEVDPEKLAHKYKELQIKHAVTQAEIQQLKRKLNHAEQEKQRWRAEKAQMERNMQENRERMEKLEGYWMEAQSLCQAVDEHLKETQAQYQALERKYSKAKRLIKEYQQKEIELLKKKTAQQKTLEETEVSHKEETEQLQDKVIDLGSQVEELKSLDPS from the exons ATGATGAAGACCGAATCCTCATCCTCCTCCAAGCCAGCGAGCACCACCGCGCTCCGCAGCCCCTCTCCTCACCGCAACGCGTACGAGGCGGCGGGTATTCAAGCGCTGAAGCCGGCGAACGATATCTTAAATAACGGCGACGCTCAGGATGGCAAGCCGAAGCCCACCAGCCGCGGTCGCACGTACGGCTCGAACGTGCACCGCATCAAGAACATGTTCATGCAAATGGGCGCATCCTCACCCACCGAGGCTGAAGACCCGCAAAAGGCAAACGGCGACGGCAAAGCAGTGCGTCTCACGCTACCGCGAGCTGGCAGCCTAAACGAGAACGTGGATCACAGCGCGCTGCTCAAACTGGGATCCAGCGTCTCCGAGCGCGTCAACCGGTTCGATAGCAAAACGGACGCGTCGCCCAGGTACTCCAAGCTGCAGGAGACGAGGAAGATCTTTGAGCAGCAGCAGAATCAGGAGAAGCAGGCGGCTTCTAATCGCGTATTACTGAAGAAAGAACGCGCCGCGGGCTTTCAAGATGCGTCGCGTTTGGACGTGGTCGCGCGCTTTAACGGCAGCACGGAGTCGTTGGATAGCCTGGACGCGATCGGCGGGGCCGGCGAGGCCGTGTCGCCCACCGTCAGCCAGCTCAGCGCCGTATTCGAACGGGCCGCCGAGCTGCGGAACAACCTGCACCGGCTGTCCAACACGCCCCCGCTGCCTCTGCCTCTGCGCGGGGTCACCGGCCGGGTCGGTGCGCTCAACTCCAAAATCATCACCAAACGGGTACGCGTCTTTCCTTCGGGGGCAAACAAGGAGGATGGGGTTAACCAGCACCAGGAGGAACAAGATGGGAGGTTTAGCAGCCTTAATGGAGCCTCTGAGCTTCAGGACAGTCTCACAGCTTTGGATAATGAGTCCTTGGAAGAGAAAAAGACAGGGGAGAAGGATGAATCTAGTGCCAATGAATCCAAGACTCTAGATAAGTGTAAGCCAGGACAGGCCAATGCCACAGAGGCAAAAGGTACTCTTATTTCTGCTGATGTCCATAGTTTGGGAAATGGGGGAGTTACTTCCAATGGAGAGGCCCTGGAGAGAGACATTATGGAGTCTGGCATCACCAGCACTGGAAGGAAGGGTGAAGATGGACATGCTCGTCCATCAGTGGGAGTCAGTAAGAAGGAGGGTGATGATGGTACTCTGAAGGAGGATTACTCTACAGCTGATTTGGTGGATATCAGTGCCTACAGCGCAGTTGGAGAAGACTCTGGTGGTAGCCAGCTTGAGGATGAGGAGGATGAAGAAGATGAAGTATATGAGCCAGAGTCAAGCTGCTCTGAGATTCCTGGATTACCTACGGAGGAGGATCCGCCCCCGAGCCGGAAAATTAAATTCAGCATTGCGCCCATTAAG gtGTTCACAACCTATTCCAATGAGGACTATGACAGGAGGAATGATGACGTGGACCCCATGGCTGCTTCTGCTGAGTATGAGCTGGAGAAACGTGTGGAAAGGCTGGACCTGTTCCCCGTTGAACTGGAAAAAG ACAATGAGGGTTTGGGTATCAGTATTATTGGTATGGGTGCTGGAGCTGACATGGGATTGGAAAAGCTTGGCATATTCGTCAAGACCGTCACAGATGGAGGGGCAGCTCATCGGGATGGCAG GATCCAGGTGAATGATTTGATAGTGGAGGTGGATGGAACAAGCCTGGTTGGTGTAACTCAAAGTTTTGCTGCCTCTGTCCTGAGAAACACATCTGGCACAGTTCG GTTTATTATTGGGAGAGAGAAGCCAGGAGAGCAAAGTGAAGTTGCCCAGCTCATCCAGCAGACCCTTGAACAGGAGCGCTGGCAACGGGAGATGATGGAACAACGATATGGCAACTATATGGGCGATGAGGAAGAG CCAGGTGATTATGGCACtgatgaagatgaagaagaCGAGATGAGCCCCACATACCCTAGTGCCATAGAGGTGTTTGACTTGGCCGAAAATGAGGACATGCTGTCACCGGTGGAAGTGGACCCTGAGAAGCTTGCTCACAAATATAAAGAA CTGCAGATCAAACATGCTGTGACTCAGGCTGAAATCCAACAGCTCAAGAGGAAG CTGAATCATGCAGAGCAGGAGAAACAGCGCTGGCGTGCTGAAAAAGCCCAGATGGAGCGTAACATGCAGGAGAATCGGGAGCGCATGGAGAAGCTGGAGGGATATTGGATGGAAGCGCAGAGTCTGTGCCAGGCTGTGGATGAACACCTGAAAGAAACACAAGCTCAATACCAGGCTCTAGAACGCAAATACAGCAAGGCCAAACGCCTTATAAAAGAGTATCAGCAAAA GGAGATTGAGTTACTGAAGAAGAAAACAGCTCAGCAGAAAACTCTAGAGGAGACTGAAGTGTCACATAAGGAGGAAACAGAACAACTCCAAGACAAG GTAATAGATCTTGGATCACAGGTCGAGGAGTTGAAGTCACTGGATCCATCGTAA
- the prdm9 gene encoding histone-lysine N-methyltransferase PRDM9, which yields MSDSPDLPPSDEHTLEIQGSVTNCSGVMMEEQQDSMFNDKHFYCEMCHQHFKDQCEVHGPPLFTCDSPAAMGIPQRALLTLPQGLVIGRSSISNAGLGVFNQGQTVPLGMHFGPFDGEVTCEEKALDSAYSWVIYRGNNQYSYIDAERDTHSNWMKFVVCSRSETEQNLVAFQQNGRILFRCCRPISPGQEFRVWYAEEYAQGLGTIWDKIWNKKCISLGTTEEQATQDCPCPHCHYSFPTIFYLRVHVKRSHPDQYAHFMQTQPLDSEDHSTVIDVDQCLLDSDAAPPTHTQPMTESCQGQISTLNGQPMNHSKKSDCTDLSETCSNGLSDQANCATEISDEINKCGECGRNFLRSCHLKRHQRTIHSKEKPYCCSHCRKCFSQATGLKRHQQTHQGEEKKEKDADRPSDIYPCTKCSFSFVAKFNLYQHLKRHHHGEYLRLVESGSLTAGTEGDTEINSDKHDPTYEPPTRLRRSPKNPLRGRSRPKKVPVGRSRGRPPKNKQAAEAEVQKSLPICTECEQSFSDLETLKTHQCAGQDHNKMEEPQEAPASQHVCGECLRAFSNFDLLKAHECIQQGDGSYCCSHCNLYFNRMCNLRRHERTIHSKEKPYCCTVCLKSFTQSSGLKRHQQSHSRRKTHRQSSALVNANIFPCTYCPFSFTDERYLYKHIRRHHPEMSVKYLSFQEGGVLSVEKPHSCSQCCKSFSTIKGFKNHSCFKQGEKVYLCTDCGKAFSWFNSLKQHQRIHTGEKPYTCQQCGKSFVHSGQLNVHLRTHTGEKPFLCSQCGESFRQSGDLRRHEQKHSGVRPCQCPDCGKSFSRPQSLKAHQQLHNGTKLFPCTQCGKSFTRRYHLTRHHQKMHS from the exons ATGTCGGACAGTCCGG ATTTGCCACCAAGCGATGAGCATACTTTAGAGATACAAGGCTCTGTTACTAATTGTTCTGGTGTGATGATGGAGGAACAGCAGGATAGCATGTTTAATGACAAACATTTCT ACTGTGAGATGTGTCACCAGCACTTCAAAGACCAATGTGAGGTTCATGGTCCACCATTATTTACATGTGACTCACCAGCAGCTATGGGCATTCCTCAGAGAGCTCTGCTAACACTGCCACAAGGCTTGGTTATAGGTCGATCAAGCATCTCTAATGCAGGACTTGGGGTTTTCAACCAAGGCCAGACTGTGCCATTGGGGATGCATTTTGGACCTTTTGATGGAGAGGTAACCTGTGAGGAGAAGGCATTGGATAGTGCCTACTCTTGGGTA ATTTACAGAGGCAATAATCAATATAGTTACATAGATGCAGAGAGGGACACTCACTCTAACTGGATGAA GTTTGTGGTGTGTTCAAGGAGTGAGACGGAACAGAATCTTGTTGCATTCCAGCAAAATGGACGTATTCTGTTCCGTTGTTGTCGCCCTATTAGCCCTGGGCAGGAATTTAGAGTTTGGTATGCTGAGGAATATGCTCAAGGACTTGGGACCATCTGGGATAAAATCTGGAATAAGAAATGCATTTCTCTAG GTACAACTGAAGAACAGGCAACTCAGGACTGCCCATGTCCTCATTGCCATTACTCCTTCCCAACTATTTTTTATCTGCGTGTTCATGTGAAGCGCTCACATCCCGATCAGTATGCGCACTTCATGCAGACACAGCCGCTTGACTCTGAAGACCACTCAACAGTTATAGACGTAGACCAGTGCCTTCTGGACTCTGATGCAGCTCCTCCAACCCATACGCAGCCAATGACGGAAAGCTGTCAGGGTCAAATTTCAACCCTAAATGGACAACCCATGAATCACTCAAAAAAGTCAGACTGCACTGATTTGTCCGAAACATGCAGTAATGGTTTGAGTGACCAGGCAAACTGTGCTACTGAGATCTcagatgaaataaataaatgtggtgAGTGTGGCCGGAACTTTTTGAGATCTTGTCATCTGAAGAGACATCAACGCACTATTCACTCTAAAGAGAAACCTTATTGCTGCAGCCATTGTAGGAAGTGTTTTAGTCAAGCAACAGGTCTGAAAAGACACCAACAAACCCACCAGggagaagaaaagaaagaaaaagatgcAGACAGACCTTCTGACATATATCCTTGCACTAAGTGCTCCTTCTCTTTTGTGGCCAAATTCAATTTATATCAACATCTCAAACGCCATCACCATGGAGAGTACCTCAGATTAGTTGAGAGTGGCTCGCTCACAGCAGGAACTGAGGGTGATACAGAGATAAATTCTGACAAGCATGACCCAACCTATGAACCTCCCACTCGATTGAGGAGGTCTCCAAAGAACCCTCTGAGAGGCAGGAGTCGCCCTAAAAAAGTGCCTGTTGGCCGATCACGGGGCCGACCACCTAAAAACAAGCAAGCAGCTGAGGCTGAAGTGCAGAAGAGTTTACCTATCTGCACTGAGTGTGAGCAAAGTTTCTCGGATTTGGAGACATTGAAAACTCACCAATGTGCAGGACAAGATCATAATAAGATGGAGGAACCACAGGAAGCACCAGCTTCCCAGCATGTCTGCGGTGAATGCCTGAGAGCTTTCAGTAATTTTGATCTTCTCAAAGCCCATGAGTGCATTCAGCAGGGGGATGGATCTTACTGTTGCTCCCACTGCAACCTTTACTTCAACCGTATGTGTAACCTTCGTCGCCATGAGCGCACTATCCACTCCAAGGAGAAGCCCTACTGTTGCACGGTGTGCCTCAAGTCCTTCACCCAGTCTTCTGGCTTGAAGCGCCACCAGCAGAGTCATTCACGCCGCAAAACCCACCGCCAGAGCTCGGCCCTGGTTAATGCCAACATCTTTCCCTGCACATACTGCCCCTTCTCCTTCACTGATGAGCGATATCTTTACAAACACATCCGCCGTCACCACCCAGAAATGAGTGTAAAATATCTGAGTTTCCAAGAAGGGGGTGTTTTGTCTGTTGAAAAGCCTCACAGCTGCAGCCAGTGCTGCAAGAGCTTTAGCACAATCAAGGGCTTCAAGAATCACAGCTGCTTCAAGCAGGGAGAGAAGGTGTATCTGTGCACAGATTGCGGTAAGGCCTTCAGCTGGTTTAATAGCCTCAAGCAACACCAGCGCATACACACAGGAGAAAAACCCTACACGTGTCAGCAGTGCGGAAAGAGTTTTGTCCACTCTGGGCAACTGAACGTTCATCTCCGCACACACACAGGTGAAAAACCTTTCTTGTGTTCACAGTGCGGCGAAAGCTTCAGGCAATCGGGAGATTTGAGGAGGCATGAACAGAAGCACTCAGGCGTTCGACCATGCCAGTGCCCTGATTGTGGAAAAAGCTTTAGTCGGCCACAAAGTCTCAAAGCTCACCAACAGCTTCATAACGGCACCAAACTTTTCCCCTGCACTCAATGTGGAAAAAGCTTTACTCGTAGATACCATCTCACCCGGCATCATCAAAAAATGCACTCCTGA